A window of the Streptomyces luomodiensis genome harbors these coding sequences:
- the rpmF gene encoding 50S ribosomal protein L32: MAVPKRKMSRSNTRHRRSQWKAAVPTLVACERCHEPKQQHIACPSCGTYNRRQVLEV; this comes from the coding sequence GTGGCTGTTCCGAAGCGGAAGATGTCGCGCAGCAACACGCGCCACCGCCGGTCGCAGTGGAAGGCTGCGGTCCCCACCCTGGTGGCGTGCGAGCGCTGCCACGAGCCGAAGCAGCAGCACATCGCGTGCCCGAGCTGCGGCACCTACAACCGCCGCCAGGTCCTCGAGGTCTGA
- the mutM gene encoding bifunctional DNA-formamidopyrimidine glycosylase/DNA-(apurinic or apyrimidinic site) lyase encodes MPELPEVEVVRRGLERWVSGRTVAEVQVLHPRAVRRHLGGPEDFAARLRGRRTGTVRRRGKYLWLPFDDDGAAAESVLAHLGMSGQLLVQPAEAPDEKHLRIRVRFADDAGTELRFVDQRTFGGLSLHNTVPGDLEGLPDVIAHIARDPLDPAFDEAAFHTALRRRRTTIKRALLDQSLISGVGNIYADEALWRARLHYDRPTATLTRPRSAELLGHVREVMTAALAVGGTSFDSLYVNVNGESGYFERSLDAYGRENEPCRRCGTALRRRPWMNRSSYFCPRCQRPPRPASAARPASRPAAAPLSARAAS; translated from the coding sequence TTGCCCGAGCTGCCCGAGGTCGAGGTGGTCCGCCGCGGACTGGAGCGCTGGGTCAGCGGCCGTACGGTCGCCGAGGTCCAGGTGCTGCACCCCCGCGCGGTCCGTCGCCACCTCGGCGGCCCGGAGGACTTCGCGGCCCGCCTCAGGGGCCGCCGCACCGGGACCGTCCGCCGCCGCGGCAAGTACCTGTGGCTGCCGTTCGACGACGACGGCGCCGCCGCCGAGTCCGTCCTGGCCCATCTCGGGATGAGCGGGCAGCTGCTGGTCCAGCCCGCCGAGGCCCCCGACGAGAAGCATCTGCGGATCCGGGTCCGCTTCGCCGACGACGCGGGCACCGAGCTGCGCTTCGTCGACCAGCGCACCTTCGGCGGACTCTCCCTGCACAACACCGTCCCCGGCGACCTGGAGGGACTGCCGGACGTCATCGCGCACATCGCGCGCGACCCGCTGGACCCCGCCTTCGACGAGGCGGCCTTCCACACCGCGCTGCGCCGCCGTCGCACCACGATCAAGCGCGCCCTGCTGGACCAGTCGCTGATCAGCGGGGTCGGCAACATCTACGCCGACGAGGCGCTGTGGCGCGCCCGGCTGCACTACGACCGGCCCACGGCCACCCTCACCCGCCCGCGCAGCGCCGAACTCCTCGGCCATGTGCGCGAGGTGATGACCGCGGCGCTGGCCGTCGGCGGCACCAGCTTCGACAGCCTCTATGTCAATGTGAACGGCGAGTCGGGGTACTTCGAGCGCTCCCTGGACGCGTACGGCCGGGAGAACGAGCCGTGCCGCCGTTGCGGCACCGCGCTGCGCCGCCGCCCCTGGATGAACCGCTCCAGCTACTTCTGCCCGCGCTGTCAGCGCCCGCCGCGCCCGGCCAGCGCGGCCCGTCCGGCATCCCGCCCGGCCGCCGCACCGCTTTCGGCGCGCGCCGCGTCGTAG
- a CDS encoding winged helix-turn-helix transcriptional regulator yields MDSERTGDVSSTADVADLAFDVFARACPSRGTLEHVTGKWGGLILGALREGTFRFNELRRRVDGVSEKMLSQTLQALERDGLVHREAQPTNPPRVDYRLTPLGDAIAERLLALINLVEDRMPEVLTARERYDAARAESGAAAGRDAGRAALAGRGGR; encoded by the coding sequence ATGGACAGTGAACGCACCGGCGATGTGTCCTCCACGGCGGACGTGGCGGACCTGGCCTTCGACGTGTTCGCCCGCGCCTGCCCCTCGCGCGGCACGCTGGAGCATGTCACCGGCAAATGGGGCGGCCTCATCCTGGGCGCGCTCCGCGAGGGCACCTTCCGCTTCAACGAGCTCCGGCGGCGGGTCGACGGCGTCAGCGAGAAGATGCTGTCCCAGACGCTCCAGGCGCTGGAGCGCGACGGCCTGGTGCACCGCGAGGCGCAGCCGACCAACCCCCCGCGGGTGGACTACCGGCTCACCCCACTGGGCGACGCGATCGCCGAGCGGCTGCTGGCCCTGATCAATCTGGTCGAGGACCGGATGCCCGAAGTGCTCACGGCCCGGGAGCGCTACGACGCGGCGCGCGCCGAAAGCGGTGCGGCGGCCGGGCGGGATGCCGGACGGGCCGCGCTGGCCGGGCGCGGCGGGCGCTGA
- a CDS encoding cell division initiation protein yields MDVQKKLDEIVDTVGSARSMPMSASCVLNRAELLAMLEEVRAALPDSLAHAQELIGGRDQMVEEARREAERIIESAHAERTSLISDTELVRKSQAEADRILAEARREAEEIRVEADDYVDSKLANFEVVLTKTIGSVDRGREKLLGRAPGGEDGLGHPEEGPERSADPATLRQRADEYVDTKLGAVSAVLVKTLEAVGRGRQKLLGARPIDELGAHMAAQDEAGMALRTTDDDYLADLAQSQAAVAQPVAQPDQAAADAAYYAATAGYQQQDAYGYQQQGYVPQQDPYAAQGGYQQDAYAWQQQAQAQGYDPNAGYAVPQQHQHHQQHEQQHQHHQQQPGAALDETSLFDTSMIDLDQLRQYEQGR; encoded by the coding sequence GTGGACGTGCAGAAGAAGCTCGACGAGATCGTCGACACCGTCGGCAGCGCCCGGTCCATGCCCATGTCGGCCTCGTGCGTGCTCAACCGCGCCGAGCTGCTCGCCATGCTGGAAGAGGTGCGCGCGGCCCTCCCGGACTCCCTGGCCCACGCCCAGGAGCTGATCGGCGGCCGGGACCAGATGGTCGAGGAGGCCCGCCGGGAGGCCGAGCGGATCATCGAGTCCGCGCACGCCGAGCGCACCTCGCTGATCTCGGACACCGAACTGGTGCGCAAGTCCCAGGCGGAGGCCGACCGGATCCTCGCCGAGGCCCGCCGGGAGGCCGAGGAGATCCGCGTCGAGGCCGACGACTACGTCGACAGCAAGCTGGCCAACTTCGAGGTCGTGCTCACCAAGACGATCGGCTCGGTCGACCGCGGCCGGGAGAAGCTGCTCGGCCGCGCCCCCGGCGGCGAGGACGGCCTCGGGCACCCCGAGGAGGGGCCGGAGCGCAGCGCCGACCCGGCGACCCTGCGGCAGCGCGCCGACGAGTACGTGGACACCAAGCTCGGGGCCGTCTCGGCGGTCCTCGTCAAGACCCTGGAGGCGGTGGGCCGGGGCCGCCAGAAGCTGCTCGGCGCCCGGCCCATCGATGAGCTCGGCGCCCATATGGCGGCCCAGGACGAGGCGGGCATGGCCCTGCGGACCACCGACGACGACTATCTGGCGGACCTGGCCCAGTCCCAGGCGGCCGTCGCCCAGCCGGTCGCCCAGCCCGACCAGGCCGCCGCCGACGCCGCGTACTACGCCGCCACCGCGGGCTACCAGCAGCAGGACGCGTACGGCTACCAGCAGCAGGGCTACGTCCCGCAGCAGGACCCCTACGCCGCGCAGGGCGGCTATCAGCAGGACGCCTACGCCTGGCAGCAGCAGGCCCAGGCCCAGGGCTACGATCCGAACGCGGGCTACGCCGTCCCCCAGCAGCACCAGCACCATCAGCAGCACGAGCAGCAGCACCAGCATCATCAGCAGCAGCCGGGGGCCGCGCTCGACGAGACCAGCCTCTTCGACACGAGCATGATCGACCTCGATCAGCTCCGCCAGTACGAGCAGGGCCGGTAG
- a CDS encoding DAK2 domain-containing protein yields the protein MPHTLDADAVRMWCGLALDALGRARADIDAINVYPVADGDTGTNLYLTVESAAQAVDAAFNGHAASAAASRPTLADVVRAMAHGALIGARGNSGTILAQLLRGMADVLADGQAPGDGDEGGGKGGDGDAPAVGRGEADDLRRALRRAVDLAYLAVAHPVEGTVLTVAVAAAEGAERATGDIATVARAAYEGARAALQATPGQLDVLGRAGVVDAGGYGLVTVLGGLAEALSGEAPAALAPVRPRRGIRPPAAADGHDPAGCPADGAPDGGPAFEVIYLLEADDTAVTALRKRLDALGDSLVIVGGDGLWNVHVHVDDAGAAVEAGIQAGRPYRVRITHFGGAAVRKAGADGPDRPGAAVVLPDQPGSQGPTGAPRAERAGRAVVAVVPGDGLAALCAEAGATAVATRPGEPPASGELVDAIRRTDAREVVLLPNGTELHHTAAAAAAQARAEGVRAAVIPTRSAVQGIAALAVHEPGRSFDEDVVAMTSAAGATRYAELAVAEHQSWTMAGVCQAGDVLGMIDGDVAVIGSELAATAETVLDRMLASGGEMVTLVLGAGLPDEVAERLERHVREGHFAVDTVVYHGGQPTTPLIIGIE from the coding sequence GTGCCGCACACGCTCGACGCCGATGCGGTACGGATGTGGTGCGGGCTGGCGCTGGACGCGCTGGGCCGGGCCCGCGCGGACATCGACGCGATCAACGTCTATCCGGTCGCGGACGGGGACACCGGCACCAATCTGTATCTGACCGTCGAGTCCGCCGCCCAGGCCGTCGACGCCGCCTTCAACGGCCACGCCGCCTCGGCCGCCGCCTCCCGTCCCACCCTCGCCGATGTGGTGCGCGCGATGGCCCATGGCGCGCTGATCGGCGCGCGGGGCAACTCCGGCACGATCCTGGCGCAGCTGCTGCGCGGTATGGCGGACGTCCTGGCGGACGGCCAGGCGCCGGGAGACGGGGACGAAGGCGGAGGCAAAGGCGGCGACGGGGACGCCCCCGCCGTCGGCCGGGGCGAGGCCGATGACCTGCGCCGAGCGCTGCGGCGCGCGGTCGACCTCGCCTACCTGGCCGTCGCGCACCCCGTCGAAGGCACCGTCCTTACGGTCGCCGTGGCCGCCGCCGAGGGCGCGGAGCGCGCCACGGGCGACATCGCCACCGTGGCCCGCGCGGCCTACGAGGGCGCCCGTGCGGCGCTCCAGGCCACCCCCGGCCAGCTCGACGTCCTCGGCCGCGCGGGGGTGGTCGACGCGGGCGGCTACGGCCTGGTGACGGTCCTGGGCGGGCTCGCCGAGGCCCTGTCGGGCGAGGCCCCCGCCGCGCTCGCGCCGGTCCGGCCCCGCCGTGGCATCCGCCCGCCCGCGGCGGCCGACGGACACGACCCCGCGGGCTGCCCCGCCGACGGCGCCCCGGACGGCGGACCCGCCTTCGAGGTGATCTACCTCCTGGAGGCCGACGACACGGCCGTGACCGCCCTGAGGAAGCGGCTGGACGCCCTCGGCGACTCCCTGGTGATCGTCGGCGGGGACGGCCTGTGGAATGTGCATGTGCACGTGGACGACGCGGGGGCGGCCGTGGAGGCGGGTATCCAGGCCGGGCGCCCGTACAGGGTCCGGATCACCCACTTCGGCGGCGCCGCCGTCCGTAAGGCGGGCGCCGACGGTCCGGACCGGCCGGGCGCGGCCGTCGTCCTGCCGGACCAGCCCGGCTCCCAGGGCCCCACCGGTGCCCCGCGCGCCGAGCGCGCGGGCCGCGCCGTGGTCGCCGTCGTCCCCGGCGACGGCCTCGCCGCACTGTGCGCCGAGGCCGGCGCGACCGCGGTCGCCACCCGCCCCGGCGAGCCGCCCGCCAGTGGCGAGCTGGTCGACGCGATCCGCCGGACCGACGCCCGGGAGGTCGTACTGCTGCCGAACGGCACCGAGCTGCACCACACGGCCGCCGCCGCGGCGGCCCAGGCCCGCGCCGAGGGCGTACGGGCCGCGGTGATCCCCACCCGCTCCGCCGTCCAGGGCATCGCCGCGCTCGCCGTCCACGAACCCGGCCGCAGCTTCGACGAGGACGTGGTCGCCATGACCTCGGCCGCCGGCGCCACCCGCTACGCGGAACTGGCCGTCGCCGAACACCAGTCCTGGACCATGGCCGGGGTGTGCCAGGCCGGGGATGTCCTGGGCATGATCGACGGTGATGTGGCGGTGATCGGCTCGGAGCTGGCCGCGACCGCCGAGACGGTGCTGGACCGGATGCTGGCGTCGGGCGGCGAGATGGTCACCCTGGTGCTCGGCGCGGGCCTTCCGGACGAGGTCGCCGAACGGCTGGAACGGCATGTGCGGGAGGGGCACTTCGCCGTCGACACGGTCGTCTACCACGGCGGTCAGCCCACCACGCCGCTGATCATAGGCATCGAATGA
- the coaD gene encoding pantetheine-phosphate adenylyltransferase, translating to MTGPESEELPLRRAVCPGSFDPVTNGHLDIIARASKLYDVVHVAVMINKSKQGLFTVEERMDLLRKTTEEYGNVQVESFHGLLVDFCKQRDIPAIVKGLRAVSDFDYELQMAQMNNGLSGVETLFVPTNPTYSFLSSSLVKEVAAWGGDVSHLVPPVVLEALSERLGRK from the coding sequence ATGACCGGACCCGAGAGCGAGGAACTTCCGTTGCGCCGCGCAGTCTGTCCGGGGTCGTTCGACCCCGTCACCAATGGACACCTCGACATCATCGCCCGTGCCTCCAAGCTCTATGACGTCGTGCACGTCGCCGTGATGATCAACAAGTCCAAGCAGGGCCTGTTCACGGTGGAGGAGCGGATGGACCTCCTCCGCAAGACCACCGAGGAGTACGGAAACGTTCAGGTGGAGTCCTTCCACGGGCTCCTCGTCGACTTCTGCAAGCAGCGGGACATCCCCGCGATCGTCAAGGGGCTGCGGGCCGTCAGCGACTTCGACTACGAGCTCCAGATGGCCCAGATGAACAACGGCCTCTCCGGCGTGGAGACGCTGTTCGTGCCCACCAACCCCACCTACAGCTTCCTGTCCTCCAGCCTGGTCAAGGAGGTCGCGGCCTGGGGCGGTGACGTCTCCCACCTGGTGCCCCCGGTGGTCCTGGAGGCCCTCTCCGAGCGGCTCGGCAGGAAGTAG
- a CDS encoding YceD family protein translates to MFDTRELGRRPGALKRVSRSVAAPKDLGIEVIGVREGATVELDLRLESVMEGVLVTGTARAPLTGECVRCLEPLERELEVDFQEMYSYPDADDRSRYADTGDDAEEEDMLFLEADLFDLEPVLRDAVVLALPLQPVCREDCPGLCADCGARLADDPDHHHDATDIRWAALQGLAETIRDGEKDNAPRERGDDSQEK, encoded by the coding sequence GTGTTCGACACGCGTGAGCTGGGCCGCCGTCCCGGTGCGCTCAAAAGGGTCTCCCGTTCCGTGGCGGCCCCCAAGGACCTCGGCATCGAGGTCATCGGGGTGCGGGAGGGCGCGACCGTGGAGCTGGACCTCCGCCTGGAGTCGGTCATGGAAGGGGTGCTTGTCACAGGCACCGCCCGTGCGCCGCTGACGGGGGAGTGCGTAAGGTGTCTGGAGCCGCTGGAGCGAGAGCTCGAAGTGGACTTCCAGGAGATGTACTCCTACCCCGACGCCGACGACCGGAGCCGCTACGCGGACACCGGCGACGACGCCGAGGAGGAGGACATGCTCTTCCTCGAGGCCGACCTGTTCGACCTCGAGCCCGTGCTGCGCGACGCGGTGGTGCTCGCACTGCCGCTGCAGCCGGTGTGCCGGGAGGACTGCCCGGGGCTGTGCGCCGACTGCGGCGCGCGGCTCGCGGACGACCCGGACCACCACCACGACGCCACCGACATCCGTTGGGCGGCACTGCAGGGACTCGCCGAGACCATCAGGGACGGCGAGAAGGACAACGCACCCCGCGAGCGCGGGGATGACTCACAGGAGAAGTAG
- the rsmD gene encoding 16S rRNA (guanine(966)-N(2))-methyltransferase RsmD → MTRVIAGAAGGRRLAVPPGNGTRPTSDRAREGLFSTWESLLGSLDGTRVLDLYGGSGAVGLEALSRGAAHVLLVESDPRAARTIRQNVRALGLPGAELRTGRAEQTIAGQAPVTGPYDVVFLDPPYAVTDGEIREILLTLLGKGWLAPDALATVERSTRGGEFGWPAGFEGLRARRYGEGTLWYGRAASTCENAS, encoded by the coding sequence ATGACCCGCGTGATCGCCGGAGCGGCCGGCGGCCGCCGCCTGGCCGTGCCGCCGGGAAACGGCACCCGACCCACCTCGGACCGGGCGCGAGAGGGCCTGTTCTCCACCTGGGAGTCGCTGCTCGGCTCGCTGGACGGGACCCGCGTCCTCGACCTGTACGGCGGCTCCGGCGCGGTCGGCCTGGAGGCGCTGTCCCGCGGCGCCGCCCATGTGCTGCTGGTCGAGTCCGACCCGCGGGCGGCCCGTACGATCCGGCAGAACGTCCGGGCGCTCGGTCTGCCCGGCGCGGAGCTGCGGACCGGCCGGGCCGAACAGACCATCGCCGGACAGGCCCCCGTCACCGGTCCGTACGACGTCGTTTTCCTGGATCCGCCGTACGCGGTCACCGACGGCGAGATCCGGGAGATCCTGCTCACACTCCTGGGGAAGGGCTGGCTCGCTCCGGACGCGCTGGCCACCGTTGAGCGCAGCACACGAGGCGGGGAATTCGGGTGGCCGGCCGGATTTGAGGGGCTGCGGGCCCGTCGCTACGGCGAGGGGACGCTTTGGTACGGTCGCGCCGCCTCGACGTGCGAGAACGCGTCATGA
- the recG gene encoding ATP-dependent DNA helicase RecG codes for MADHLDLHTVGDLLHHYPRRYAERGELTRLSDLPLDEHVTVVAQVADARVHTFNGGRGRRLEVTITDGSGRLQLVFFGKGVHKPKAELQPGTRAMFAGKVSVFNRKRQLAHPEFKTLGAESGADAVEAFANQLLPLYPACKQMESWQIQQAVDTVLGPVGHEEAALAGLVDPLPESLREGRGLATLPEALRQIHRPRTKTDIARARDRLKWDEAFVLQVALARRRRADAQLPAAPRKPVPDGLLTAFDARLPFTLTEGQRRVSEEIFADLATEHPMHRLLQGEVGSGKTMVALRAMLGVVDAGGQAAMLAPTEVLAQQHHRSITEMMGELAEGGMLGGAEQGTKVVLLTGSMGAAARRQALLDLVTGEAGIVIGTHALIEDKVQFHDLGLVVVDEQHRFGVEQRDALRSKGKQPPHLLVMTATPIPRTVAMTVFGDLETSVLDQLPSGRSPIASHVVPAKDKPHFLTRAWERVREEVAAGHQAYVVCPRIGDEEDESKAAKDKSPEDDAEKRPPLAVVDVAEQLTKGPLRDLRVEMLHGRMQPEAKDEVMRRFAAGEVDVLVATTVIEVGVNVPNATAMVIMDADRFGVSQLHQLRGRVGRGSAAGLCLLVTDMPEGSPARARLGAVAATLDGFELSRIDLEQRREGDVLGQAQSGVRSSLRVLAVIDDEEVIAAAREEAATIVAADPELAGYPELRTALDALLDKEREEFLDKG; via the coding sequence ATGGCCGACCATCTCGACCTGCACACCGTCGGCGATCTGCTGCACCACTACCCGAGGCGGTACGCCGAGCGCGGTGAGCTGACCCGGCTGTCCGATCTGCCCCTGGACGAGCATGTGACCGTCGTGGCGCAGGTCGCCGACGCCCGGGTGCACACGTTCAACGGCGGCCGGGGCCGGCGGCTGGAGGTCACCATCACCGACGGCAGCGGCCGCCTCCAGCTGGTCTTCTTCGGCAAGGGCGTCCACAAGCCGAAGGCGGAGCTCCAGCCCGGCACCCGCGCGATGTTCGCCGGGAAGGTCTCGGTCTTCAACCGCAAGCGGCAGCTGGCCCACCCGGAGTTCAAGACGCTGGGCGCGGAGAGCGGCGCGGACGCCGTGGAGGCGTTCGCCAACCAGCTGCTGCCGCTGTACCCGGCGTGCAAGCAGATGGAGTCCTGGCAGATCCAGCAGGCCGTCGACACCGTGCTGGGCCCGGTGGGCCACGAGGAGGCCGCGCTGGCCGGGCTCGTCGACCCGCTGCCCGAGAGCCTCCGCGAGGGCCGGGGGCTGGCCACGCTCCCCGAGGCGCTGCGCCAGATCCACCGACCGCGCACCAAGACCGATATCGCCAGGGCCCGGGACCGTCTGAAGTGGGACGAGGCGTTCGTCCTGCAAGTGGCGCTCGCCCGGCGGCGGCGGGCCGACGCCCAGCTGCCCGCGGCGCCCCGCAAGCCCGTCCCGGACGGGCTGCTGACCGCCTTCGACGCCCGGCTGCCCTTCACCCTCACCGAGGGGCAGCGCCGGGTCAGCGAGGAGATCTTCGCCGACCTCGCCACCGAGCACCCGATGCACCGGCTGCTCCAGGGCGAGGTCGGCTCGGGAAAGACCATGGTCGCGTTGCGCGCGATGCTCGGCGTGGTGGACGCCGGGGGACAGGCGGCGATGCTCGCGCCCACGGAGGTGCTCGCCCAGCAGCACCACCGCTCGATCACGGAGATGATGGGCGAGCTGGCCGAGGGGGGCATGCTGGGCGGTGCGGAGCAGGGCACCAAGGTGGTGCTGCTCACGGGCTCCATGGGCGCCGCGGCCCGCCGCCAGGCGCTATTGGACCTGGTCACCGGCGAGGCGGGGATCGTGATCGGCACCCATGCCCTGATCGAGGACAAGGTCCAGTTCCACGACCTGGGTCTGGTGGTCGTCGACGAGCAGCACCGCTTCGGGGTCGAGCAGCGCGACGCACTGCGCTCCAAGGGCAAGCAGCCCCCGCATCTGCTGGTGATGACGGCCACCCCGATCCCGCGCACCGTCGCCATGACCGTCTTCGGCGACCTGGAGACCTCCGTCCTGGACCAGTTGCCCTCGGGCCGTTCCCCGATCGCCTCCCATGTGGTGCCCGCCAAGGACAAGCCGCACTTCCTGACCCGCGCCTGGGAGCGGGTGCGCGAGGAGGTGGCCGCCGGGCACCAGGCGTACGTGGTGTGCCCCCGGATCGGGGACGAGGAGGACGAATCCAAGGCGGCGAAGGACAAGAGCCCCGAGGACGACGCCGAGAAGCGGCCGCCGCTGGCCGTGGTCGACGTCGCCGAGCAGCTCACCAAGGGCCCGCTGCGCGATCTGCGGGTGGAGATGCTGCACGGGCGGATGCAGCCCGAGGCCAAGGACGAGGTGATGCGCCGCTTCGCCGCGGGCGAGGTGGACGTCCTGGTGGCCACGACCGTCATCGAGGTCGGGGTCAACGTCCCCAACGCCACCGCCATGGTGATCATGGACGCCGACCGGTTCGGCGTCTCCCAGCTGCACCAGCTGCGCGGCCGGGTCGGCCGTGGCTCGGCCGCCGGGCTGTGTCTGCTGGTGACCGACATGCCCGAGGGCAGCCCCGCACGGGCGCGGCTGGGCGCGGTCGCGGCCACGCTCGACGGCTTCGAGCTGTCCCGGATCGACCTGGAGCAGCGCCGGGAGGGCGATGTGCTCGGCCAGGCCCAGTCCGGGGTCCGCTCCTCGCTGCGGGTGCTCGCCGTCATCGACGACGAGGAGGTCATCGCGGCGGCCCGGGAGGAGGCCGCCACGATCGTCGCCGCCGATCCGGAGCTGGCCGGATACCCGGAGCTGCGGACCGCGCTGGACGCCCTGCTGGACAAGGAGCGCGAGGAGTTCCTCGACAAGGGCTGA
- the rnc gene encoding ribonuclease III codes for MSDATTPPRKRGEASQADTASSHTILEGRLGYQLESALLVRALTHRSFAYENGGLPTNERLEFLGDSVLGLVVTDTLYRIHPDLPEGQLAKLRAAVVNSRALAEVGRGLDLGAFIRLGRGEEGTGGRDKASILADTLEAVIGAVYLDRGLDAAAELVHRLFDPLIEKSSNLGAGLDWKTSLQELTATEGLGVPEYLVSETGPDHEKTFTAAARVGGVAYGTGTGRSKKEAEQQAAEAAWRAIRAAADEAQAKAKEADAKTTATAADGGAAADTASTAR; via the coding sequence ATGTCAGACGCCACTACGCCCCCGCGCAAGCGCGGTGAAGCGTCCCAGGCGGACACGGCCTCGTCCCACACGATCCTGGAAGGGCGGCTCGGGTACCAGCTCGAGTCCGCCCTTCTGGTGCGTGCGCTGACCCACCGCTCCTTCGCGTACGAGAACGGCGGGCTGCCCACCAACGAGCGGCTGGAATTCCTCGGGGATTCGGTGCTCGGCCTGGTGGTCACCGACACGCTGTACCGCATCCACCCCGACCTGCCCGAGGGCCAGCTGGCCAAGCTGCGGGCCGCGGTGGTCAACTCGCGTGCGCTCGCGGAAGTGGGCCGCGGCCTCGACCTCGGCGCCTTCATCCGGCTCGGCCGGGGCGAAGAGGGCACGGGCGGCAGGGACAAGGCTTCCATCCTCGCCGACACCCTTGAAGCGGTGATCGGAGCGGTCTATCTCGACCGGGGACTCGACGCCGCGGCGGAGCTGGTGCACCGGCTCTTCGACCCGCTGATCGAGAAGTCCTCGAACCTCGGCGCCGGCCTGGACTGGAAGACCAGCCTCCAGGAGCTGACCGCCACCGAGGGTCTCGGGGTCCCGGAGTACCTGGTCTCCGAGACCGGGCCCGACCACGAGAAGACCTTCACGGCTGCCGCCCGCGTCGGTGGTGTCGCGTACGGCACCGGCACCGGCCGCAGCAAGAAGGAAGCCGAGCAGCAGGCGGCCGAGGCCGCCTGGCGCGCGATCCGCGCGGCTGCCGACGAGGCCCAGGCGAAGGCCAAGGAGGCCGACGCCAAAACCACGGCCACGGCGGCGGACGGCGGAGCCGCCGCCGACACGGCCTCCACGGCACGCTGA
- the thiD gene encoding bifunctional hydroxymethylpyrimidine kinase/phosphomethylpyrimidine kinase: MAIPPCVPRPSQDDSAPVRVLTVAGSDSGGGAGIQADLKTMLALGGHGMSVITAVTAQNSLGVQGAWELSAEAVRAQFRSVVDDIGVQAVKTGMLATAELVETVAALLAGLSVPVVVDPVGVSKHGDPLLAAEALDAVRTKLLPTATVATPNLDEVAQLTGVRVETEGDQRRAAGAVLAHGPRWALIKGGHLPGDEAVDLLTDGTEEHWLRAPRHDNRHTHGTGCTLAAAIATYLAGGYEVPQAVTAAKDYVTGAIAAGFPLGAGIGPVDHGWLR; encoded by the coding sequence ATGGCCATACCTCCCTGTGTCCCCCGCCCCTCCCAGGACGACTCGGCACCCGTGCGCGTGCTCACCGTCGCCGGATCGGACTCCGGCGGCGGTGCGGGCATCCAGGCCGATCTGAAGACGATGCTGGCCCTGGGCGGCCACGGCATGAGCGTGATCACCGCGGTGACGGCGCAGAACTCACTGGGCGTCCAGGGCGCCTGGGAGCTGTCCGCCGAGGCCGTGCGCGCCCAGTTCCGCAGCGTGGTAGACGACATCGGCGTCCAGGCGGTCAAGACCGGCATGCTGGCGACCGCCGAACTGGTCGAGACCGTCGCCGCGCTGCTGGCGGGCCTCTCCGTGCCGGTGGTCGTCGATCCGGTCGGGGTCTCCAAGCACGGCGATCCGCTGCTGGCCGCCGAGGCGCTCGACGCGGTCCGTACGAAGCTGCTGCCGACCGCGACCGTCGCCACGCCCAACCTGGACGAGGTGGCCCAGCTCACCGGCGTCCGGGTGGAGACGGAGGGCGACCAGCGGCGGGCGGCCGGTGCGGTGCTGGCCCATGGACCGCGCTGGGCGCTGATCAAGGGCGGCCATCTGCCCGGCGACGAGGCGGTGGACCTGCTCACGGACGGCACCGAGGAGCACTGGCTGCGGGCGCCCCGCCACGACAACCGCCATACGCACGGCACGGGGTGCACCCTCGCGGCGGCGATCGCCACGTATCTGGCGGGCGGGTACGAGGTCCCCCAGGCCGTCACGGCGGCCAAGGACTACGTCACGGGCGCCATCGCGGCGGGCTTCCCCCTGGGCGCGGGGATCGGACCGGTCGACCACGGCTGGCTGCGCTAG